One window of the Candidatus Chryseobacterium colombiense genome contains the following:
- the cls gene encoding cardiolipin synthase, whose product MVKEFLDQFPYILLILEIMYFAAVVLLAGKIIMDTKTTSKTLAYLLLIIFIPVVGIVIYFVFGVNYRKNKFYNFKFEINEKIYRDIQNYIEKTHFESLNKSENKLKEYSTTINFLYNAAHSPLSSKNEVEILVNGEEKFAKVLECIRKAKHHIHLEYYIYENDRIGNELAELLILKAQEGIVIRFLYDALGSGKIGKKLIAKLKAAGIEVSPVNKITFRLLANRVNYRDHRKIIIIDGKEVFTGGINVSDKYINPNAQQYWRDIHLYLRGNSAFYFQFLFLTNWVFATEKIPQLSKDYFDYHDEFEGNKLVQAAASGPDTSPVIMLSTSSAILSAKKRVYIVTPYFIPVETILNAIKQVAQAGLDVRLMVPEQGDSVIVNSAAYSYYEGLLENKVRIFFYQKGFIHSKTMIVDNDFSSVGTANMDVRSQELNFEVNTLIFDQETNQRLEAVFLEDMKDCVELSLDEWRKRPKYKVFFEHLARLLSPLM is encoded by the coding sequence ATGGTGAAAGAGTTTTTAGATCAGTTCCCTTATATTTTGCTTATTCTGGAAATAATGTATTTTGCCGCAGTGGTTCTTCTTGCGGGTAAAATTATTATGGATACCAAAACGACCAGTAAAACCTTAGCGTATTTATTGCTGATTATATTTATTCCGGTGGTAGGTATCGTTATTTATTTTGTTTTTGGAGTCAATTACCGGAAAAACAAATTCTATAATTTTAAGTTTGAGATCAATGAAAAAATCTACCGGGATATTCAGAATTATATCGAAAAGACCCATTTTGAATCTTTAAACAAAAGCGAAAATAAGCTGAAGGAATATAGTACCACCATCAATTTCCTTTACAATGCGGCGCATTCTCCTTTATCTTCAAAAAATGAGGTGGAAATACTGGTGAATGGAGAAGAAAAATTTGCCAAGGTGCTGGAATGCATCCGGAAGGCAAAACACCACATTCATTTAGAATACTATATCTATGAAAATGACAGGATTGGAAATGAACTTGCAGAGTTACTGATTCTTAAAGCCCAAGAAGGGATTGTGATCCGGTTCTTGTATGATGCGCTGGGAAGCGGCAAGATTGGTAAAAAGCTGATTGCAAAACTAAAAGCTGCAGGCATTGAAGTATCTCCGGTCAATAAAATTACCTTCAGGCTTTTGGCTAACCGGGTTAATTACAGAGATCACCGCAAGATCATTATTATCGACGGAAAAGAAGTTTTTACAGGTGGGATCAATGTTTCTGACAAGTATATTAATCCTAATGCCCAACAATACTGGCGGGATATTCATCTGTATTTAAGAGGCAATTCGGCGTTTTATTTTCAGTTTTTATTTCTGACCAACTGGGTATTTGCCACAGAGAAAATTCCTCAGCTTTCGAAAGACTATTTTGATTATCATGATGAATTTGAAGGGAATAAACTGGTTCAGGCAGCTGCAAGCGGACCTGATACAAGCCCTGTAATCATGCTGAGTACAAGTTCTGCGATTTTGTCCGCGAAAAAAAGAGTATATATTGTGACGCCTTATTTTATTCCTGTGGAAACTATTTTAAATGCGATAAAACAGGTAGCACAGGCGGGACTGGATGTAAGGCTCATGGTTCCTGAACAAGGGGATTCGGTTATCGTGAATTCTGCGGCATATTCTTATTATGAAGGGCTGCTGGAAAATAAAGTCCGTATATTCTTTTATCAGAAAGGCTTTATTCATTCCAAAACCATGATCGTAGATAATGATTTTTCCAGTGTGGGAACAGCCAACATGGATGTAAGAAGTCAGGAACTGAATTTTGAAGTCAATACCCTGATTTTTGATCAGGAAACGAATCAAAGACTGGAAGCAGTTTTCCTGGAAGATATGAAAGACTGCGTAGAGCTGTCCTTGGATGAATGGAGAAAAAGGCCAAAGTATAAGGTGTTTTTTGAACATCTGGCAAGGCTTCTTTCTCCACTCATGTAG
- a CDS encoding SDR family oxidoreductase, translated as METRTKIALVTGGSRGLGKNSAIKIAQKGLDVIITYRSNQEEANRVVEEIQALGRKAIAYQLDTKDTKSFDAFIKQVGDHLEENTGSRNIDYLVNNAGTALYSPITEVTEEQLDDMVDIHFKGVFFLTQKFLPFMNDNGGIINLSSGLARFAMPGSAVYGSMKAAIDQLSKYMAKELGPRRIKVNAVAPGAIETDFGGGRTRDDKNVNAMVSNNTALGRAGLPDDIGGVIAFLCTEDAGWITAQRIEVSGGMFF; from the coding sequence ATGGAAACAAGAACAAAAATCGCATTGGTAACCGGAGGAAGCCGCGGACTGGGAAAAAACTCAGCCATTAAAATCGCTCAAAAAGGATTGGATGTCATCATTACTTACAGAAGCAATCAGGAAGAAGCTAACCGTGTTGTTGAAGAAATTCAGGCGCTGGGAAGAAAGGCGATCGCGTATCAGCTGGATACAAAAGATACCAAAAGCTTTGATGCTTTTATAAAACAGGTCGGAGATCATCTGGAAGAAAATACAGGAAGCAGAAATATTGATTATTTGGTCAATAATGCAGGAACAGCGCTGTATTCACCCATCACTGAGGTTACGGAAGAACAGCTTGACGATATGGTAGATATTCACTTTAAAGGCGTATTTTTCCTGACTCAGAAGTTTTTACCATTTATGAACGACAATGGCGGAATCATCAATCTTTCTTCAGGTTTGGCAAGATTTGCAATGCCGGGCTCTGCGGTTTATGGTTCTATGAAGGCTGCGATTGATCAGCTGAGCAAGTATATGGCAAAGGAATTGGGACCGAGAAGAATTAAAGTAAATGCAGTGGCTCCCGGTGCTATCGAAACCGATTTCGGTGGGGGAAGAACCAGAGACGATAAAAATGTCAATGCAATGGTTTCGAACAATACAGCGTTGGGAAGAGCCGGTCTGCCTGATGATATCGGGGGAGTGATAGCCTTTTTATGTACAGAAGACGCAGGATGGATTACTGCGCAAAGAATAGAAGTTTCGGGAGGAATGTTCTTTTAA
- a CDS encoding helix-turn-helix transcriptional regulator, with translation MEKTLHTSYTSLDDFYKEMTEKLGTDIETIFPKGLHKDIGHFNVFDIAQTIERVKTTSEMPYNRRKYYKISLIRGRNRAEYADKIIQIEKNALLFATPKVPYHWVPEDPKQSGSFCVFTEDFFIKDKSHSTLEDLPIFQPGNIPLFEIDDALADEIEQLYAKIKKEIDSDYIFKYDLIRNYVLELIHYGQKLQPASKLSTSNDASLRVVSLFIELLERQFPIENSDQRLQLKSAKDYADRLSVHVNYLNKKLKESTGKTTTEIIAERIIQEAKILLKQTKWNVSEIAYSLGFEEIAHFSNFFKKKTSLAPLEFRS, from the coding sequence ATGGAAAAAACATTGCATACCTCATATACTTCTCTCGATGATTTCTATAAGGAAATGACCGAGAAACTGGGAACAGATATAGAAACGATCTTTCCTAAAGGGCTGCATAAAGACATCGGTCATTTTAATGTATTTGATATTGCCCAGACGATTGAACGAGTAAAGACGACCTCAGAAATGCCTTATAACAGGAGGAAATACTATAAAATAAGCCTTATCAGAGGACGGAACCGTGCGGAATATGCAGATAAAATTATTCAGATCGAAAAGAATGCTTTGCTGTTTGCAACTCCCAAGGTGCCTTACCATTGGGTGCCTGAAGATCCGAAACAATCGGGAAGCTTTTGTGTATTTACGGAAGATTTTTTTATCAAAGATAAATCTCACAGTACGCTTGAGGATTTACCGATTTTTCAGCCGGGAAATATTCCGCTGTTTGAAATTGATGATGCACTGGCAGACGAGATAGAGCAGTTGTATGCCAAGATCAAAAAAGAGATCGATTCCGATTATATTTTTAAATATGATCTGATCAGAAACTATGTGCTGGAGCTGATTCATTACGGTCAGAAGCTGCAGCCGGCTTCCAAACTGTCAACCTCGAATGATGCTTCATTGCGGGTAGTTTCGTTGTTTATAGAATTGCTGGAAAGGCAGTTTCCGATTGAAAATTCAGACCAACGACTGCAGTTGAAAAGTGCGAAAGATTATGCGGACCGATTGTCAGTGCATGTGAATTATCTCAACAAAAAATTAAAGGAAAGCACCGGGAAAACTACTACAGAGATTATTGCGGAAAGAATCATCCAGGAAGCCAAAATCCTTTTGAAGCAGACCAAATGGAATGTTTCCGAGATTGCCTATTCGTTAGGTTTTGAAGAAATAGCCCATTTTTCGAACTTCTTTAAAAAGAAAACCTCACTGGCTCCGTTGGAATTTCGTTCATGA
- the ychF gene encoding redox-regulated ATPase YchF yields MKCGIVGLPNVGKSTLFNCLSNAKAQSANYPFCTIEPNLGTVSVPDHRLFELEKIVKPERVLPAVVEIVDIAGLVKGASKGEGLGNQFLANIRECEAIIHVLRCFDNGNIVHVEGSVDPLRDKEIIDIELQLKDLETVGKAVEKAKKFIKSGKKEDILTYETLQNLQKHLEDGRNAREFATDDFTASVIGEVQLLTNKPVLYVCNVDENSIKNGNEWIGKIEEMAKGEGAETVVLAAQIEADINELETYEEREIFLEELGLTEPGVNRLIRKAYDLLKLQTYFTAGVKEVRAWTIGQGWTAPQAAGVIHTDFEKGFIRAEVIKYDDYMQYGSEAKVKEAGKLSVEGKEYIVKDGDIMHFRFNV; encoded by the coding sequence ATGAAATGTGGAATCGTAGGCTTACCGAATGTAGGTAAATCAACTCTTTTTAACTGCCTGAGCAACGCCAAAGCACAGTCGGCAAACTATCCTTTCTGTACCATCGAACCTAACCTGGGAACGGTTTCCGTACCGGATCATAGATTGTTTGAACTGGAAAAAATAGTAAAACCTGAGAGAGTGTTGCCTGCTGTTGTTGAAATCGTAGATATTGCCGGTTTGGTAAAAGGAGCAAGCAAAGGAGAAGGGTTAGGAAATCAGTTCCTTGCTAATATCCGCGAGTGTGAAGCGATCATCCACGTTTTAAGATGTTTTGACAACGGAAATATCGTTCACGTGGAAGGTTCGGTAGATCCGTTAAGAGATAAAGAAATTATCGACATTGAGCTTCAGCTGAAAGATTTAGAGACGGTAGGAAAAGCAGTAGAAAAAGCTAAGAAGTTCATCAAATCAGGGAAGAAAGAAGATATCCTGACATACGAAACACTTCAGAATCTTCAGAAGCACCTTGAAGATGGTAGAAATGCCAGAGAATTTGCAACGGATGATTTTACAGCATCAGTGATCGGGGAAGTTCAGTTGTTGACCAATAAGCCAGTTCTTTACGTTTGTAACGTAGATGAAAATTCTATTAAAAACGGAAATGAGTGGATTGGTAAAATTGAAGAAATGGCGAAAGGAGAAGGCGCTGAAACAGTAGTTTTGGCAGCTCAGATCGAAGCGGATATCAATGAACTGGAGACGTATGAGGAAAGAGAAATTTTCCTTGAAGAATTAGGCCTTACAGAACCGGGAGTGAACCGTTTGATCAGAAAAGCATATGATTTATTGAAACTTCAGACGTATTTTACAGCTGGGGTAAAAGAAGTAAGAGCATGGACGATCGGGCAGGGCTGGACAGCTCCTCAGGCGGCTGGTGTGATTCACACAGACTTTGAAAAAGGATTCATCCGTGCGGAAGTAATCAAGTATGACGATTATATGCAGTACGGTTCTGAAGCAAAAGTAAAAGAAGCCGGAAAACTTTCTGTAGAAGGTAAAGAATATATTGTGAAAGATGGAGACATCATGCACTTTAGATTCAACGTATAA
- a CDS encoding AAA family ATPase: MDNKFDIIFSEEKDYESYFNDIDEKLERLKDLSNINILVGANNSGKSRFIRNFLKCKTCFYENRYYMQSIILKYNSIINENKFGAHNIHRNVKYQKYQNANGEILFKDLIYSYNQFEMLKLIDFNLEILEVLSGNESVNLSLVFRRDNYTRLLGDYKVMIYNLLNELKSMIHYNFIENKKQVFIPTLRTAHSLFIKKSDSFSKLSDDIFKNTIIKNYEFDPKKIEVFTGLDLYCQIVNIRNDIKDKRESFEKFEQFLSKYFFQDKKIEIVAKFNIYDKHDGKDDSEIINVYIDGESKDLHELGDGIQALFILMYKIYTCENESLIFIDEPEINLHPGMQRLFLEQITTNEFLKEKKLIYFISTHSNHFLDLTIEKENISIFLFNKIDKDKFVVKNVNHGDNSALQYLGVTNSSVFLANCSIWVEGISDRNYLKAFLKAYCRDVSNKTYPKEDIEFAFIEYAGSNIDHYNFDEEVLKEKINAFSINNKIFLISDYDGEYRNKKHEIYEAIAKENENFEYYTTKDYKEVENILPFKVWDKILIHFCNKTKVKTDEDVERIQKQISDSLSRKKEETYKDAYIGKLLKNIKSNAPELNKIWNKAEGTIINKAEVSYKVLELTEKGEITWEDFKKNPKIVSIIESLYDFIQKSNNK, encoded by the coding sequence ATGGACAATAAATTTGATATTATTTTTTCTGAGGAGAAAGATTATGAGAGCTATTTTAATGATATTGACGAAAAATTAGAAAGATTAAAAGATTTATCTAATATAAATATTCTAGTAGGAGCTAATAATAGCGGTAAAAGTAGGTTTATCAGAAATTTTCTGAAGTGTAAAACTTGTTTTTATGAAAACCGATATTATATGCAAAGTATTATTTTAAAGTATAATTCAATAATAAATGAAAATAAATTTGGAGCACATAATATTCATAGAAATGTAAAATATCAGAAGTATCAAAATGCAAATGGAGAAATATTATTTAAAGATTTAATTTATTCATATAATCAATTTGAAATGTTAAAATTGATTGATTTTAATCTTGAAATTCTTGAAGTTCTTTCAGGTAATGAGAGTGTAAATTTATCCCTGGTATTTAGAAGAGATAATTATACAAGATTATTAGGAGATTATAAAGTTATGATTTATAATTTGCTTAATGAATTGAAAAGTATGATCCATTATAATTTTATCGAAAATAAGAAACAAGTTTTCATTCCTACATTAAGAACTGCACATTCTCTTTTTATTAAAAAATCAGATTCATTTTCTAAACTTTCGGATGACATTTTTAAAAATACTATTATAAAAAATTATGAGTTTGATCCTAAAAAAATAGAGGTATTTACTGGATTAGATCTTTATTGTCAAATTGTAAATATTAGAAATGATATAAAAGATAAAAGAGAATCTTTTGAAAAGTTTGAACAATTTCTTTCAAAATATTTTTTTCAAGACAAGAAAATAGAAATAGTTGCTAAATTCAATATTTATGACAAACATGATGGAAAGGATGATTCTGAAATAATTAATGTTTACATTGATGGAGAAAGTAAAGATTTGCATGAATTAGGAGATGGAATTCAAGCATTATTTATTTTAATGTACAAAATTTATACCTGTGAAAATGAAAGTCTAATTTTCATTGATGAGCCTGAAATAAATCTTCATCCGGGAATGCAACGTTTATTTTTGGAACAGATTACCACAAATGAATTTTTAAAAGAAAAAAAACTGATTTATTTTATTTCTACACACTCTAATCACTTTTTAGATTTAACGATTGAAAAAGAGAATATTTCCATTTTCCTTTTTAATAAAATTGATAAGGATAAATTTGTTGTTAAGAATGTTAATCATGGTGATAATTCAGCACTTCAATATTTAGGAGTTACAAATTCCTCTGTGTTTCTAGCTAATTGTTCAATTTGGGTTGAAGGAATTTCGGACAGAAATTATTTGAAAGCTTTTTTAAAAGCTTATTGTAGAGATGTTTCAAATAAGACTTACCCTAAAGAAGATATTGAATTTGCATTTATTGAATATGCAGGAAGCAATATTGATCACTATAACTTTGATGAGGAAGTTCTGAAAGAAAAAATTAATGCTTTTTCAATTAACAACAAGATATTTTTAATTTCTGACTATGACGGTGAATACAGAAATAAGAAGCATGAAATTTACGAAGCAATAGCAAAAGAAAATGAGAATTTTGAATATTATACAACTAAAGATTATAAAGAGGTAGAGAATATTTTACCGTTTAAAGTATGGGATAAGATTCTAATCCATTTTTGTAATAAAACAAAAGTTAAAACTGATGAAGATGTAGAAAGAATACAAAAACAAATTTCAGACTCTTTGAGTAGAAAAAAGGAGGAAACTTATAAAGATGCATATATTGGAAAACTTCTTAAAAATATCAAATCTAACGCTCCGGAATTAAATAAAATATGGAATAAAGCTGAAGGTACAATTATAAATAAAGCGGAGGTTAGCTACAAAGTATTGGAACTAACAGAAAAAGGAGAAATAACGTGGGAAGATTTTAAGAAGAATCCTAAGATTGTATCTATTATTGAATCTTTATACGATTTCATTCAAAAATCTAATAATAAATAA